A single region of the Myripristis murdjan chromosome 3, fMyrMur1.1, whole genome shotgun sequence genome encodes:
- the scml2 gene encoding polycomb protein SCMH1 isoform X3: protein MKLEARDPRNSNSVCIATVMGMMGTRLRLRLDGSDNTNDFWRLVDSSDIQPIGTCERNGDMLQPPLGFRMNASSWPMFLLRTLSGAEMAPASAFKKEPARPSKNYFQPGMKLEAVDRKNPYLICPATVGEVRGQEIFVMFDGWRGAFDYWCSYDARDIFPVGWCALTKHSLQPPGNFFTLPGALLAPVSSSSASLPTRRSSSTPSSSMQTSYRLPNPLPPLPVRKGVRGRRPKSQTIALLKAAAEAAAAAAAVNGASQSPARTSSATQLTPRPHKKRGPKPGSKRKPRVVQSLGTSSVTAAPPETRLSFSQASADNSHSNSPNVVCTVCVYVNKHGDYGPHLDRKLVQQLPDHFGPAPVNAVLQQAVQACVDCTYQPSVLLSFLQSQAHTGGEVIRVRSEHGIRYVKLPSASSASSVLRFLETMCQHLQSDSLFSSQPFSPYSNTRLYNRTKSEPLTHTENGLPNDDSTKDAAPSTRSHRTTSDYRAPQTERPYYPRQTHTPPPLRRVNSNPSEHGPVRTHRRVEAASSTTGPDHVTQDKEGSGHDASSWSVDDVIRFVQEADPQTLGPHVELFRKHEIDGKALMLLRSDVIMKYMGLKLGPALKLCHHIEKLKQTKQ from the exons ATGAAACTTGAGGCGCGTGACCCCCGCAACTCCAACTCTGTGTGCATCGCCACGGTGATGGGCATGATGGGCACTCGTCTTCGCCTGCGTCTGGACGGCAGCGACAATACCAATGACTTCTGGCGACTGGTGGACTCGTCAGACATCCAGCCAATAGGAACCTGCGAGAGGAACGGAGACATGCTGCAGCCCCCGTTAG GTTTCAGGATGAACGCCTCCTCATGGCCCATGTTCCTCTTGAGGACGCTGAGTGGAGCAGAGATGGCCCCTGCCTCTGCCTTTAAGAAG gaaccGGCCCGCCCCTCTAAGAACTACTTCCAGCCTGGTATGAAGCTGGAGGCGGTAGACAGGAAGAACCCCTACCTGATCTGTCCGGCCACGGTcggagaggtcagaggtcaggagaTCTTTGTCATGTTTGACGGCTGGAGGGGCGCCTTCGACTACTGGTGCTCCTACGACGCGAGGGACATCTTCCCCGTGGGCTGGTGTGCCCTGACCAAACACAGCTTACAGCCGCCTGGGAACTTCT TTACTCTTCCTGGTGCGCTCCTCGCCCCTGTctcctccagctcagcgtcCCTCCCCACACGacgctcctcctccaccccttcGTCCTCCATGCAGACCTCATACCGCCTGCCCAACCCCTTGCCGCCCCTCCCTGTCCGTAAGGGGGTCCGAGGTCGGCGGCCTAAATCCCAGACCATTGCCTTGctgaaggcagcagctgaggctgcagcggcggcggcggcagtaAATGGGGCATCTCAGAGCCCTGCCAGAACTAGCTCTGCAACTCAGCTGACCCCCAGACCACACAAGAAGAGAGGGCCCAAGCCTGGTAGCAAG AGGAAGCCCCGGGTGGTGCAGTCCCTGGGGACATCATCAGTTACAGCGGCACCCCCAGAGACCAGACTGAGCTTCAGCCAAGCCTCTGCTgacaacagccatagcaacagccCAAATGTAGTTTGCACAG tgtgtgtgtacgtgaacAAGCACGGTGACTATGGTCCTCACCTCGACCGCAAACTCGTGCAGCAGCTTCCGGACCACTTTGGCCCAGCTCCGGTCAACGCGGTGCTTCAGCAGGCGGTCCAGGCCTGTGTGGACTGCACCTACCAGCCCTCGGTGCTGCTGTCGTTCCTACAGAGCCAAGCCCACACAGGCGGAGAGGTCATCAGAG TGCGGTCGGAGCACGGGATCCGCTATGTGAAGCTGCCCTCTGCCTCCAGTGCCTCCTCTGTGCTGCGCTTCCTGGAGACCATGTGCCAACATCTCCAGAGCGACAGTCTGTTCAGCTCCCAGCCCTTCAGCCCCTACAGCAACACACGCCTCTACAACAGGACCAAGTCAG AACCGCTGACCCACACTGAGAACGGCCTGCCGAATGACGATTCCACAAAGGATGCGGCTCCCAGCACGCGCTCCCACCGCACCACATCAGACTACCGAGCGCCGCAGACAGAGCGGCCATACTAccccagacaaacacacacaccgccgcCCTTAAGACGAGTCAACTCGAACCCCTCTGAACATGGCccagtgcgcacacacagacgAGTGGAGG CAGCTAGCTCAACAACAGGCCCAGATCATGTTACACAGGACAAGGAGGGCTCGGGCCACGACGCCTCTTCCTGGTCGGTTGATGATGTCATCCGGTTTGTGCAAGAGGCTGACCCCCAAACCCTCGGCCCACATGTCGAACTGTTCAGGAAACAT GAGATTGATGGCAAGGCTCTGATGCTGCTGCGGAGTGATGTCATCATGAAGTACATGGGGCTGAAGCTGGGCCCGGCGCTCAAACTCTGTCACCACATCGAGAAGCTGAAGCAGACCAAACAATAG
- the scml2 gene encoding polycomb protein SCMH1 isoform X1: MGRTPHRDQKEEKKERRSSITAGSALDKSNEPFSWEEYLKETSSIAASPNCFRQARVPPSNDFKAGMKLEARDPRNSNSVCIATVMGMMGTRLRLRLDGSDNTNDFWRLVDSSDIQPIGTCERNGDMLQPPLGFRMNASSWPMFLLRTLSGAEMAPASAFKKEPARPSKNYFQPGMKLEAVDRKNPYLICPATVGEVRGQEIFVMFDGWRGAFDYWCSYDARDIFPVGWCALTKHSLQPPGNFFTLPGALLAPVSSSSASLPTRRSSSTPSSSMQTSYRLPNPLPPLPVRKGVRGRRPKSQTIALLKAAAEAAAAAAAVNGASQSPARTSSATQLTPRPHKKRGPKPGSKRKPRVVQSLGTSSVTAAPPETRLSFSQASADNSHSNSPNVVCTVCVYVNKHGDYGPHLDRKLVQQLPDHFGPAPVNAVLQQAVQACVDCTYQPSVLLSFLQSQAHTGGEVIRVRSEHGIRYVKLPSASSASSVLRFLETMCQHLQSDSLFSSQPFSPYSNTRLYNRTKSEPLTHTENGLPNDDSTKDAAPSTRSHRTTSDYRAPQTERPYYPRQTHTPPPLRRVNSNPSEHGPVRTHRRVEAASSTTGPDHVTQDKEGSGHDASSWSVDDVIRFVQEADPQTLGPHVELFRKHEIDGKALMLLRSDVIMKYMGLKLGPALKLCHHIEKLKQTKQ; the protein is encoded by the exons ATGGGTAGAACACCGCACAGAG AtcaaaaagaggagaagaaggagagacgaagcagcatcacagcagGCTCCGCTCTCGACAAATCGAATG AGCCATTCAGTTGGGAGGAGTACCTGAAGGAAACCTCCTCCATCGCAGCCTCGCCAAACTGCTTCAGACAG GCCAGGGTTCCCCCCTCCAATGACTTCAAAGCTGGTATGAAACTTGAGGCGCGTGACCCCCGCAACTCCAACTCTGTGTGCATCGCCACGGTGATGGGCATGATGGGCACTCGTCTTCGCCTGCGTCTGGACGGCAGCGACAATACCAATGACTTCTGGCGACTGGTGGACTCGTCAGACATCCAGCCAATAGGAACCTGCGAGAGGAACGGAGACATGCTGCAGCCCCCGTTAG GTTTCAGGATGAACGCCTCCTCATGGCCCATGTTCCTCTTGAGGACGCTGAGTGGAGCAGAGATGGCCCCTGCCTCTGCCTTTAAGAAG gaaccGGCCCGCCCCTCTAAGAACTACTTCCAGCCTGGTATGAAGCTGGAGGCGGTAGACAGGAAGAACCCCTACCTGATCTGTCCGGCCACGGTcggagaggtcagaggtcaggagaTCTTTGTCATGTTTGACGGCTGGAGGGGCGCCTTCGACTACTGGTGCTCCTACGACGCGAGGGACATCTTCCCCGTGGGCTGGTGTGCCCTGACCAAACACAGCTTACAGCCGCCTGGGAACTTCT TTACTCTTCCTGGTGCGCTCCTCGCCCCTGTctcctccagctcagcgtcCCTCCCCACACGacgctcctcctccaccccttcGTCCTCCATGCAGACCTCATACCGCCTGCCCAACCCCTTGCCGCCCCTCCCTGTCCGTAAGGGGGTCCGAGGTCGGCGGCCTAAATCCCAGACCATTGCCTTGctgaaggcagcagctgaggctgcagcggcggcggcggcagtaAATGGGGCATCTCAGAGCCCTGCCAGAACTAGCTCTGCAACTCAGCTGACCCCCAGACCACACAAGAAGAGAGGGCCCAAGCCTGGTAGCAAG AGGAAGCCCCGGGTGGTGCAGTCCCTGGGGACATCATCAGTTACAGCGGCACCCCCAGAGACCAGACTGAGCTTCAGCCAAGCCTCTGCTgacaacagccatagcaacagccCAAATGTAGTTTGCACAG tgtgtgtgtacgtgaacAAGCACGGTGACTATGGTCCTCACCTCGACCGCAAACTCGTGCAGCAGCTTCCGGACCACTTTGGCCCAGCTCCGGTCAACGCGGTGCTTCAGCAGGCGGTCCAGGCCTGTGTGGACTGCACCTACCAGCCCTCGGTGCTGCTGTCGTTCCTACAGAGCCAAGCCCACACAGGCGGAGAGGTCATCAGAG TGCGGTCGGAGCACGGGATCCGCTATGTGAAGCTGCCCTCTGCCTCCAGTGCCTCCTCTGTGCTGCGCTTCCTGGAGACCATGTGCCAACATCTCCAGAGCGACAGTCTGTTCAGCTCCCAGCCCTTCAGCCCCTACAGCAACACACGCCTCTACAACAGGACCAAGTCAG AACCGCTGACCCACACTGAGAACGGCCTGCCGAATGACGATTCCACAAAGGATGCGGCTCCCAGCACGCGCTCCCACCGCACCACATCAGACTACCGAGCGCCGCAGACAGAGCGGCCATACTAccccagacaaacacacacaccgccgcCCTTAAGACGAGTCAACTCGAACCCCTCTGAACATGGCccagtgcgcacacacagacgAGTGGAGG CAGCTAGCTCAACAACAGGCCCAGATCATGTTACACAGGACAAGGAGGGCTCGGGCCACGACGCCTCTTCCTGGTCGGTTGATGATGTCATCCGGTTTGTGCAAGAGGCTGACCCCCAAACCCTCGGCCCACATGTCGAACTGTTCAGGAAACAT GAGATTGATGGCAAGGCTCTGATGCTGCTGCGGAGTGATGTCATCATGAAGTACATGGGGCTGAAGCTGGGCCCGGCGCTCAAACTCTGTCACCACATCGAGAAGCTGAAGCAGACCAAACAATAG
- the scml2 gene encoding polycomb protein SCMH1 isoform X2, with protein MGRTPHRDQKEEKKERRSSITAGSALDKSNEPFSWEEYLKETSSIAASPNCFRQARVPPSNDFKAGMKLEARDPRNSNSVCIATVMGMMGTRLRLRLDGSDNTNDFWRLVDSSDIQPIGTCERNGDMLQPPLGFRMNASSWPMFLLRTLSGAEMAPASAFKKEPARPSKNYFQPGMKLEAVDRKNPYLICPATVGEVRGQEIFVMFDGWRGAFDYWCSYDARDIFPVGWCALTKHSLQPPGNFFTLPGALLAPVSSSSASLPTRRSSSTPSSSMQTSYRLPNPLPPLPVRKGVRGRRPKSQTIALLKAAAEAAAAAAAVNGASQSPARTSSATQLTPRPHKKRGPKPGSKRKPRVVQSLGTSSVTAAPPETRLSFSQASADNSHSNSPNVVCTVCVYVNKHGDYGPHLDRKLVQQLPDHFGPAPVNAVLQQAVQACVDCTYQPSVLLSFLQSQAHTGGEVIRVRSEHGIRYVKLPSASSASSVLRFLETMCQHLQSDSLFSSQPFSPYSNTRLYNRTKSEPLTHTENGLPNDDSTKDAAPSTRSHRTTSDYRAPQTERPYYPRQTHTPPPLRRVNSNPSEHGPVRTHRRVEASSTTGPDHVTQDKEGSGHDASSWSVDDVIRFVQEADPQTLGPHVELFRKHEIDGKALMLLRSDVIMKYMGLKLGPALKLCHHIEKLKQTKQ; from the exons ATGGGTAGAACACCGCACAGAG AtcaaaaagaggagaagaaggagagacgaagcagcatcacagcagGCTCCGCTCTCGACAAATCGAATG AGCCATTCAGTTGGGAGGAGTACCTGAAGGAAACCTCCTCCATCGCAGCCTCGCCAAACTGCTTCAGACAG GCCAGGGTTCCCCCCTCCAATGACTTCAAAGCTGGTATGAAACTTGAGGCGCGTGACCCCCGCAACTCCAACTCTGTGTGCATCGCCACGGTGATGGGCATGATGGGCACTCGTCTTCGCCTGCGTCTGGACGGCAGCGACAATACCAATGACTTCTGGCGACTGGTGGACTCGTCAGACATCCAGCCAATAGGAACCTGCGAGAGGAACGGAGACATGCTGCAGCCCCCGTTAG GTTTCAGGATGAACGCCTCCTCATGGCCCATGTTCCTCTTGAGGACGCTGAGTGGAGCAGAGATGGCCCCTGCCTCTGCCTTTAAGAAG gaaccGGCCCGCCCCTCTAAGAACTACTTCCAGCCTGGTATGAAGCTGGAGGCGGTAGACAGGAAGAACCCCTACCTGATCTGTCCGGCCACGGTcggagaggtcagaggtcaggagaTCTTTGTCATGTTTGACGGCTGGAGGGGCGCCTTCGACTACTGGTGCTCCTACGACGCGAGGGACATCTTCCCCGTGGGCTGGTGTGCCCTGACCAAACACAGCTTACAGCCGCCTGGGAACTTCT TTACTCTTCCTGGTGCGCTCCTCGCCCCTGTctcctccagctcagcgtcCCTCCCCACACGacgctcctcctccaccccttcGTCCTCCATGCAGACCTCATACCGCCTGCCCAACCCCTTGCCGCCCCTCCCTGTCCGTAAGGGGGTCCGAGGTCGGCGGCCTAAATCCCAGACCATTGCCTTGctgaaggcagcagctgaggctgcagcggcggcggcggcagtaAATGGGGCATCTCAGAGCCCTGCCAGAACTAGCTCTGCAACTCAGCTGACCCCCAGACCACACAAGAAGAGAGGGCCCAAGCCTGGTAGCAAG AGGAAGCCCCGGGTGGTGCAGTCCCTGGGGACATCATCAGTTACAGCGGCACCCCCAGAGACCAGACTGAGCTTCAGCCAAGCCTCTGCTgacaacagccatagcaacagccCAAATGTAGTTTGCACAG tgtgtgtgtacgtgaacAAGCACGGTGACTATGGTCCTCACCTCGACCGCAAACTCGTGCAGCAGCTTCCGGACCACTTTGGCCCAGCTCCGGTCAACGCGGTGCTTCAGCAGGCGGTCCAGGCCTGTGTGGACTGCACCTACCAGCCCTCGGTGCTGCTGTCGTTCCTACAGAGCCAAGCCCACACAGGCGGAGAGGTCATCAGAG TGCGGTCGGAGCACGGGATCCGCTATGTGAAGCTGCCCTCTGCCTCCAGTGCCTCCTCTGTGCTGCGCTTCCTGGAGACCATGTGCCAACATCTCCAGAGCGACAGTCTGTTCAGCTCCCAGCCCTTCAGCCCCTACAGCAACACACGCCTCTACAACAGGACCAAGTCAG AACCGCTGACCCACACTGAGAACGGCCTGCCGAATGACGATTCCACAAAGGATGCGGCTCCCAGCACGCGCTCCCACCGCACCACATCAGACTACCGAGCGCCGCAGACAGAGCGGCCATACTAccccagacaaacacacacaccgccgcCCTTAAGACGAGTCAACTCGAACCCCTCTGAACATGGCccagtgcgcacacacagacgAGTGGAGG CTAGCTCAACAACAGGCCCAGATCATGTTACACAGGACAAGGAGGGCTCGGGCCACGACGCCTCTTCCTGGTCGGTTGATGATGTCATCCGGTTTGTGCAAGAGGCTGACCCCCAAACCCTCGGCCCACATGTCGAACTGTTCAGGAAACAT GAGATTGATGGCAAGGCTCTGATGCTGCTGCGGAGTGATGTCATCATGAAGTACATGGGGCTGAAGCTGGGCCCGGCGCTCAAACTCTGTCACCACATCGAGAAGCTGAAGCAGACCAAACAATAG
- the nhsb gene encoding Nance-Horan syndrome protein, whose translation MALACLGLGCVPVRSKAVSNLDVESKLSVHYQAPWHQQHNVFHPCTRPPCVEELHRHAQLSLRALHRDEQQRQRSTSRERNRVTISISVAPPMPTFPSPHTIRRQQRSRLARAQERAERERELDYQPRKERTMRETEIQTMQRKERPGREADIQTIQRKATSTGEGEGGEVLGGHRAKAPAPNAPSTTDKQTNWSKERVPASDQRATADSHAISSCIIPINVTGVGFDREASARCSLVHSQSVLQRRRKLRRRKTITGIPKRVQQDMDSDESPVARERTVIVHANPHQLSLCQEELSLSGRLHHTRDSGCQTDDFLIACTAAPSRRRIRAQRGHQGIPASLSHSTGNISSLGDQSDSTYTSTTANGGRLRSRSLPREGGRLVDSDEDDDDNYDDDDEDEELSPYEAEDFIPAGPSPRMMMMMMKDEEESTDDQAAPEPLQLGSLKRLQRSGERDRGGGGGGSPEHGWMERGRSRLPRKADMGSCEISSSSDTFSSPIHSVSTTGVLGSHVDHKEDHQSSSGNWSGSSSTCPSQTSETIPPPSSPPLTGSSHCDSELSLNTVPNAIDEGFTLDPSYHSDLRPQGQGHRSSSFTSSATDQLDDAGVSTASEGEWAYPADQDQTDPDQDPDQTQSQSQSHGLAQDYSPKQSVEDQTCFTDNKTSNTDKEPGSHYPSDTEGFYSSSVHFGECNQSYRGYMHNYADPGPDCGQSNTVEAPLAHGVYIQPQAEFRAGTMTLGRPCRPLRKPKVKPPPPKRSSSLKETSSSVDVGTDAQVDQDQPKTVSEQELTLSSRDMKLDLELELEGPPEPLETSCLVAEPRGAWGIGLGEPVDIVEPMSFSSTDTHSFKDEGAVQSDYADLWLHNNELKSNNGEYTSMSNSSTATGTTVMECIKSPDSSSSSSDTQTQAPAQASETRPASPPLPPGDGDFKLASPEKLAGLASPSSGYSSQSETPTSTFPASSAAFFPGPLSPTSGKRKPKVPERKSSLSSLQHFPRDGASNSSTYKRDPDFPPPPSQLDLNVLHGAHARHTLSYRTHHIHTLHHSKHRVATAIAAGAKSSVPEASNINPLSSNPIPLIPSSNLLAITPSALRSVQLRSVSQSTNSSATTDQETASATETATRPKCTPSGATLAPPPINTRPLPPRRPPPQRPQAQDHTSSPEHSHPPPPGRHPDGPPPYESLRLRQDRYGPGTFWAMTAFRTRVEPLSNLPDDSSPLHRPVPRAPHPSPVDLHTHIQSHTEFRGLTHSAHAHPELRVLGERTFSLDDDDDEDEEEEEEEQVKEPPRAAYSRGGLRPDHPPPPAYEFAGGSHSDSGPWASPVKVPGTTVETSHPYLISDAREVGQEEEEEEEEVTSGATRSAHQQQPQESKDDSTTPDTEDYFSKGMLSAAESTPSDNSLSPLMDDTKVDDDIIFTSPNKTRTTEDLFAMIHRSKRKVLGRKDSGDLNVKSRLCPTAPVTPGSVSTNIIPPAPPLNIPATLATAAGSQRAPVPIYRSAKKSSTSNEEFKLLLLKKGSRSDSSYRMSATEILKSPITPKSPGDPLQEGPIRQAEEPPSPLQEPPISGLEPIQIPGLFPRANSESFTPKTLPMSAASRQGRSRIPPVANSSRYSTRSRLYTAPMQAISEGETENSDGSPHDDRSS comes from the exons ATGGCTTTGGCTTGTCTGGGTCTAGGCTGTGTCCCTGTGCGATCTAAAG cGGTGTCAAATCTGGACGTAGAGAGTAAGCTATcagttcactatcaggctccaTGGCACCAGCAACACAACGTGTTTCACCCCTGTACTCGACCACCAtgtgtggaggagctgcacCGACATGCCCAGCTCAGTCTCAGGGCCCTGCACCGAG ACGAACAGCAGCGCCAGCGGTCCACCAGTCGGGAGCGGAACAGGGTGACCATCTCTAtctcagtggcgccccctatgcCCACCTTCCCCTCACCGCACACCATCCGACGGCAACAGAGGAGTCGCTTGGCACGAGCG caagagagagcagagagagagcgagagttaGACTATCAACCCAGGAAG GAGAGGACCATGAGAGAAACGGAAATCCAAACCATGCAGAGAAAA GAGAGACCAGGAAGAGAAGCAGACATTCAGACCATCCAAAGAAAG gCTACCTCGACGGGGGAAGGTGAAGGAGGTGAGGTCTTAGGAGGCCACAGAGCCAAGGCCCCCGCCCCTAATGCCCCCTCCACCACGGACAAGCAGACAAACTGGTCCAAGGAGCGTGTTCCAGCATCAGATCAAAGAGCAACGGCAGACTCTCATGCCATCTCCTCCTGCATCATCCCAATCAATGTCACGG gtgTTGGTTTTGACAGGGAAGCAAGTGCTCGTTGCTCTCTTGTCCATTCCCAGTCGGTTCTCCAGAGGAGAAGGAAACTGAGAAGGAGGAAGACTATCACTGGTATTCCCAAGCGAGTCCAACAAGACATGG ACTCAGATGAGTCACCTGTGGCAAGAGAGCGCACAGTGATTGTTCATGCCAACCCCCACcaactgtctctgtgtcaggAAGAACTCTCACTCAGTGGTCGCCTCCATCACACTCGCGACTCTGGCTGCCAGACAGATGATTTCCTTATAGCAT gTACAGCTGCTCCCTCCAGAAGGCGCATCAGAGCTCAGCGTGGCCACCAGGGAATACCTGCCTCACTCTCACATTCAACAGGCAACATTTCGTCTCTGGGTGACCAGTCAGACTCTACATACACAAGTACCACAGCCAATGGTGGACGCTTGCGATCTCGTAGCCTACCACGCGAGGGTGGACGCCTAGTGGACAGTGATGAGGATGACGATGacaattatgatgatgatgatgaggacgaGGAGTTATCACCATATGAAGCAGAGGACTTTATTCCAGCTGGCCCGAGCccaaggatgatgatgatgatgatgaaggatgaagaggagagcaCTGATGACCAGGCAGCTCCTGAGCCATTGCAGCTCGGTAGCCTAAAGAGGTTGCAGcgatctggagagagagacagagggggaggaggaggagggagcccTGAGCATGGTTGGATGGAGAGAGGTCGCTCTCGCTTGCCACGCAAGGCTGACATGGGCAGCTGCGAGATCTCCTCCAGTTCAGATACTTTCAGCAGCCCCATTCACTCTGTATCTACCACAGGGGTCCTGGGCAGCCATGTAGACCACAAAGAAGACCACCAATCATCCAGCGGGAACTGGAGTGGTTCCAGCTCTACCTGTCCCTCTCAGACCTCTGAAACCATtccccctccttcttctccacCACTAACAGGCTCATCACACTGTGACTCAGAGCTGTCACTCAACACTGTGCCCAATGCCATTGATGAGGGATTTACCCTGGACCCGTCCTACCACTCTGACCTCAGACCCCAAGGCCAGGGTCATAGGTCAAGCTCCTTCACATCCTCGGCTACAGACCAGCTAGATGATGCAGGAGTTAGTACAGCCAGTGAGGGAGAGTGGGCTTACCCCGCAGACCAAGATCAGACTGATCCAGACCAAGACCCCGACCAGACACAGAGCCAGAGTCAGAGCCATGGCTTAGCCCAGGACTACAGCCCCAAACAAAGTGTAGAAGACCAAACATGCTTCACTGACAACAAGACCAGCAACACTGATAAAGAGCCTGGCTCGCATTACCCATCTGACACAGAGGGCTTCTACTCCTCTTCTGTACATTTTGGGGAATGCAATCAGAGTTACAGAGGATACATGCACAACTATGCAGACCCAGGGCCTGACTGTGGCCAATCCAACACTGTGGAAGCACCACTAGCTCATGGAGTTTACATCCAGCCCCAGGCTGAATTTAGAGCAGGCACTATGACCCTGGGGAGGCCCTGCCGTCCGCTGAGGAAACCAAAAGTCAAACCTCCGCCACCCAAACGGAGCTCATCGCTGAAGGAGACCAGTAGTAGTGTAGATGTAGGAACAGATGCGCAGGTAGATCAGGATCAACCAAAGACAGTTAGCGAACAAGAACTCACCTTGTCTTCCAGAGATATGAAGCTGGATCTGGAGCTAGAGCTTGAAGGCCCTCCAGAGCCATTAGAGACATCTTGCCTAGTGGCAGAGCCTCGGGGAGCCTGGGGAATAGGCTTGGGAGAACCAGTGGACATAGTAGAGCCCATGTCCTTCAgctctacagacacacactcattcaaagaTGAAGGTGCTGTGCAATCTGACTATGCAGACCTTTGGCTTCACAACAATGAACTGAAGTCCAATAATGGTGAGTACACATCCATGTCCAACTCAAGCACCGCCACAGGCACCACTGTCATGGAGTGTATCAAATCACCagacagctcctcctcctcctcagacacCCAAACCCAAGCCCCTGCCCAGGCCTCAGAGACCAGGCCAGCAAGCCCGCCTCTACCCCCCGGAGATGGAGATTTCAAACTGGCCTCACCTGAGAAACTGGCTGGCCTGGCCTCCCCCTCCAGTGGTTATTCCAGCCAGTCAGAGACACCAACATCAACCTTCCCCGCATCTTCAGCAGCATTCTTCCCAGGACCTCTGTCTCCCACAAGTGGCAAGAGAAAGCCCAAAGTGCCCGAGAGGAAgtcctctctgtcttcactgCAGCACTTCCCCAGAGATGGAGCTTCCAATTCCTCTACTTATAAGAGAGACCCAGACttcccccctccaccctctcAGCTTGATCTAAATGTTCTTCATGGTGCCCATGCTAGACACACGCTATCCTACcgcacacaccacatacacacgttacaccacagcaaacacagagtTGCAACTGCTATAGCTGCTGGAGCCAAGTCTTCAGTCCCAGAGGCATCAAACATCAACCCTCTGAGCTCTAACCCTATTCCTTTGATTCCCAGCTCCAATCTTTTGGCCATCACCCCATCTGCTTTGCGTTCAGTGCAACTACGTTCAGTCAGCCAGTCTACAAACAGTTCTGCCACTACAGACCAGGAAACTGCGAGTGCAACCGAGACTGCTACAAGACCCAAATGTACTCCTAGTGGTGCTACACTAGCTCCTCCGCCAATCAATACCAGGCCCCTCCCTCCTCGCAGACCACCTCCCCAGAGACCTCAAGCTCAGGATCACACGTCATCCCCTGAACACTCCCACCCACCTCCTCCTGGCCGCCACCCTGATGGGCCTCCACCTTATGAAAGCCTGCGACTCAGACAGGATCGCTATGGACCTGGAACCTTCTGGGCTATGACAGCCTTTAGAACCCGTGTGGAGCCACTGTCAAACCTCCCCGATGACAGCTCACCCTTGCATCGGCCTGTGCCCCGTGCTCCGCATCCATCACCTGTGGATCTGCACACACATATCCAATCACACACAGAGTTTAGAGGGCTCACACATTCAGCTCATGCTCACCCTGAGCTTAGGGTGCTGGGGGAACGCACATTCTCtctggatgatgatgatgatgaagatgaggaggaagaggaagaagagcaagTCAAAGAGCCACCAAGGGCTGCATATTCAAGAGGAGGCCTGCGACCAgaccaccctccacccccagcGTATGAGTTCGCAGGGGGATCCCACTCAGACTCAGGGCCCTGGGCTAGTCCAGTCAAAGTGCCTGGTACCACAGTGGAGACATCGCATCCTTACCTAATCAGCGATGCACGAGAAGTAGgacaagaagaggaggaagaagaggaggaagtgacATCAGGTGCTACCAGAAGTGCCCATCAGCAACAGCCACAGGAGAGCAAAGATGACTCCACCACTCCTGATACTGAAGATTACTTCAGTAAAG GGATGTTATCTGCTGCAGAGTCCACACCCAGTGACAATTCGCTCTCCCCTCTGATGGATGACACCAAAGTGGATGATGACATTATTTTCACATCGCCCAATAAGACGCGGACAACTGAGGATTTGTTTGCCATGATACACAG ATCCAAGAGAAAGGTCCTGGGCCGTAAAGATTCAGGAGACTTGAACGTGAAGTCTCGTCTGTGCCCTACAGCACCAGTGACACCTGGCAGTGTCTCCACCAACATTATCCCACCTGCCCCTCCTCTGAACATCCCGGCCACCCTGGCCACTGCTGCTGGGTCTCAACGTGCCCCTGTTCCCATCTACCGCAGCGCCAAGAAGTCCAGCACATCCAATGAGGAGTTCAAACTCCTGTTGCTGAAGAAGGGTAGCCGGTCTGACTCCAGCTACCGCATGTCAGCTACTGAGATTCTTAAGAGCCCTATTACTCCCAAGTCCCCTGGGGATCCCCTCCAGGAGGGGCCCATTAGGCAAGCTGAGGAGCCCCCGTCCCCTCTTCAAGAGCCCCCAATCTCTGGCCTGGAGCCAATCCAGATTCCAGGCCTCTTTCCCAGAGCCAACTCTGAGAGTTTCACCCCCAAAACTCTCCCCATGTCAGCTGCCTCACGTCAGGGCCGTTCCCGGATCCCACCTGTTGCCAACAGCAGTCGCTACAGTACACGTAGCCGCCTCTATACAGCCCCCATGCAAGCCATCTCTGAAGGTGAGACAGAGAATTCGGATGGGAGCCCTCATGATGACAGATCATCCTAA